A genomic region of Streptomyces sp. NBC_00247 contains the following coding sequences:
- a CDS encoding TetR/AcrR family transcriptional regulator, with translation MTDSWGTLGTESVDRIRTRERVQLLDAARAMFGTYGYKQTTDEEVCQKAGVPVSMLYEEYGSLEGLLIALHDWVTTKGLRAAENAMMAEGMDECSMAERTRVLFDAYVKAVTEDPREARVTFVEVLGVSHAVDAHCKRWRDVWAHWLTGETQRAVMRGEAEEGDHKADVLVMVGTVHELMAHHTRRSRRARPEEVSRELWELALSMLGTQRSG, from the coding sequence GTGACGGACAGCTGGGGGACTCTGGGGACCGAGTCCGTGGACAGGATTCGCACACGGGAGCGCGTCCAACTACTCGACGCGGCACGCGCGATGTTCGGCACGTACGGCTACAAGCAGACCACCGACGAAGAGGTCTGCCAGAAAGCCGGCGTGCCGGTGTCGATGCTCTACGAGGAATACGGCTCGCTGGAAGGCCTGTTGATCGCCCTGCACGACTGGGTGACGACCAAGGGCCTGCGCGCCGCCGAGAACGCCATGATGGCCGAGGGCATGGACGAGTGCTCGATGGCCGAGCGCACGAGGGTCCTCTTCGACGCCTACGTGAAGGCGGTGACGGAGGACCCCCGCGAAGCCCGGGTGACCTTCGTCGAAGTGCTGGGCGTGAGCCACGCGGTGGACGCGCACTGCAAGCGGTGGCGTGACGTGTGGGCGCACTGGCTGACCGGCGAGACCCAGCGCGCGGTCATGCGGGGCGAGGCGGAAGAGGGCGACCACAAGGCGGACGTCCTCGTCATGGTCGGTACGGTCCACGAACTGATGGCCCACCACACCCGGCGATCCCGGCGGGCCCGGCCCGAAGAGGTCTCGCGTGAGCTGTGGGAGCTGGCGCTGTCGATGCTGGGGACGCAGCGTTCAGGCTGA
- a CDS encoding GDSL-type esterase/lipase family protein yields the protein MTVRADAVRFLFVGDSMTVGRAGDFTWRHRMWQHLEATLGEGGYAIVGPRTGLYDAEADAPVSTAYADPSFPAPARRHLAGWGEGWLHMAPLIEDAVARSGADVLLVSLGLIDLGFYTDSDQTAANARAFIAAARAANPHVRLVLLPVIPNVRAESDAPFADSCARFNALLAQAVADLDTPVSPLLLAAHPSGYDIHTDTYDGTHPGPSGEHKLAATFAETMHRAWSLGGPYAPELVPELAL from the coding sequence ATGACCGTTCGCGCGGACGCCGTGCGCTTCCTGTTCGTCGGCGACTCGATGACCGTGGGCCGGGCGGGCGACTTCACCTGGCGCCACCGGATGTGGCAGCACCTCGAAGCGACCCTCGGCGAGGGTGGTTACGCCATCGTCGGCCCGCGCACCGGCCTGTACGACGCCGAGGCGGACGCCCCGGTCTCCACCGCGTACGCCGACCCGTCGTTCCCCGCACCGGCCCGGCGCCACCTGGCCGGCTGGGGCGAGGGCTGGCTGCACATGGCGCCGCTGATCGAGGACGCGGTGGCCAGGTCCGGTGCGGACGTGCTGCTCGTCTCGCTCGGCCTGATCGACCTCGGCTTCTACACCGACAGCGACCAGACGGCGGCGAACGCCCGCGCCTTCATCGCCGCCGCCCGCGCCGCGAACCCGCACGTCAGGCTCGTGCTCCTGCCGGTCATCCCGAACGTCCGGGCCGAGTCCGACGCACCCTTCGCCGACTCCTGCGCGCGCTTCAACGCGCTGCTCGCCCAAGCCGTCGCGGACCTGGACACCCCTGTGTCCCCGCTCCTGCTGGCCGCACACCCGTCCGGCTACGACATCCACACCGATACGTACGACGGCACGCACCCGGGCCCGAGCGGCGAGCACAAGCTGGCCGCCACCTTCGCGGAGACGATGCACCGGGCGTGGTCACTGGGCGGCCCGTACGCGCCCGAGTTGGTGCCGGAGCTCGCCCTCTGA
- a CDS encoding IS4 family transposase: MPRPGQVKSSGVDRFSDRIALGVLTRAFPPELVDEVVAECGRVEQRTRLLPARVVVYFVLAMCLFFGQGYEEVARLLVQGLEREGRWAAVWRVPTTAAIGRARLRLGPEPLRVLFARVCRPVAVARTQGAWYRQWRLVAVDGTVFDVPDTAANAQFFGRPGTSRGQGRSAYPRARVAALAECGTHAVFAAEVGPLTVHETGLARRLFPSLTEGMLLLADRGFCGLDLWRAAKAGGADLLWRVRSVVVLPVLETLADGSYVSEIVAARDNYRRADPERVRVIEYVLGPRDGGTVYRLITTLLDPDQAPAEELAAVYAQRWEIENTLDEIKNHQGVPGLVLRSRYPRGVEQEIFAFLLVHHALRDLMHQAALKTGHDPDRISFTRTLRVVRRHVTGQAALSPLTTDPVPHPEPA, encoded by the coding sequence GTGCCAAGGCCGGGTCAGGTGAAGTCGTCAGGTGTTGATCGGTTTTCGGACCGGATCGCGTTGGGGGTGCTGACGCGGGCGTTTCCGCCGGAGCTGGTCGATGAGGTGGTCGCCGAGTGCGGCAGGGTGGAGCAGCGGACGCGTCTGCTGCCGGCGCGGGTGGTGGTCTATTTCGTTCTGGCGATGTGTCTGTTCTTCGGGCAGGGCTATGAAGAGGTGGCTCGGCTTCTGGTTCAGGGGCTGGAGCGGGAGGGCCGGTGGGCGGCGGTCTGGCGGGTGCCCACGACGGCGGCGATCGGTCGGGCCCGGTTGCGGCTGGGGCCGGAGCCGTTGCGGGTCCTGTTCGCCCGGGTGTGCCGGCCGGTGGCGGTCGCGCGGACGCAGGGTGCCTGGTACCGGCAGTGGCGGCTGGTCGCGGTGGACGGCACCGTTTTCGATGTTCCGGACACTGCGGCGAACGCCCAGTTCTTCGGGCGTCCCGGTACCAGTCGCGGGCAGGGGCGCAGTGCGTATCCGCGGGCGAGGGTGGCGGCGCTGGCCGAGTGCGGGACCCATGCCGTGTTCGCGGCCGAGGTCGGACCGCTCACGGTCCACGAGACAGGGCTGGCCCGGCGGTTGTTCCCCTCGTTGACGGAGGGGATGCTCCTGCTCGCCGACCGGGGCTTTTGCGGCCTTGATTTGTGGCGGGCTGCGAAGGCGGGCGGTGCGGACCTGCTGTGGCGGGTCCGCAGCGTCGTGGTGCTGCCGGTCCTGGAAACCCTCGCCGACGGCTCCTACGTGTCGGAGATTGTCGCCGCGCGGGACAACTACCGGCGCGCGGATCCCGAGCGGGTGCGGGTGATCGAGTACGTCCTCGGCCCACGCGACGGCGGCACCGTCTACCGGTTGATCACCACTCTCCTCGACCCCGACCAGGCACCGGCCGAGGAACTCGCCGCCGTCTATGCCCAGCGGTGGGAGATCGAGAACACCCTGGACGAGATCAAGAACCACCAAGGCGTCCCAGGGCTGGTGCTGCGTTCCCGCTACCCACGCGGCGTCGAACAGGAGATCTTCGCGTTCCTGCTGGTCCACCACGCGCTGCGGGACCTGATGCACCAGGCCGCCCTCAAAACCGGCCATGATCCCGACCGGATCTCCTTCACCCGCACCCTGCGCGTCGTCCGCCGCCACGTCACCGGGCAGGCGGCGCTTTCCCCCCTCACGACTGACCCGGTCCCTCACCCAGAGCCTGCGTGA
- a CDS encoding tetratricopeptide repeat protein, which yields MSNRSVTAGVGLAQVLAHCGGSTDAAVHYLAGAIASAPGAPEPYAALEELWREKPSELAEVVQDADTVRRVLAQSYIRFLEGDADGAAQALGSVTGVQPDIAWGEAPWFGDARFLDAVSPDALAEAAMRTMDYDRVRDTENTRERFRPWFRAFDVVTAAARRPSPDALAKMAILLRTCGLTDASFALCDRADSVERVMLTEVVRAGTWRKLGNPEQNEAALERALALDPANWSLHLDLADLRVEQGDFETAVRLIDQGLEHEPSEPTLRTAGAAYRARLTGSPAELTRLIELAPDLANRSYRDLLIDHACAGPGLPAELVAAARRIRND from the coding sequence ATGTCGAATCGATCGGTGACAGCCGGAGTCGGTCTCGCGCAGGTGCTGGCCCACTGCGGGGGCAGCACGGACGCAGCCGTGCACTACCTGGCGGGCGCTATCGCCTCCGCTCCCGGAGCCCCCGAACCCTACGCGGCTCTTGAGGAGTTGTGGAGGGAAAAGCCCTCGGAGCTGGCCGAGGTCGTCCAGGACGCCGACACCGTGCGGCGGGTGCTGGCACAGTCGTACATCCGCTTCCTCGAAGGCGACGCGGACGGCGCGGCGCAGGCGCTCGGTTCGGTCACGGGCGTGCAGCCCGACATCGCATGGGGCGAGGCCCCCTGGTTCGGCGACGCGAGGTTCCTCGACGCGGTGAGTCCCGACGCGCTGGCCGAGGCCGCGATGCGGACGATGGACTACGACCGTGTCCGGGACACCGAGAACACGCGGGAACGCTTCCGGCCCTGGTTCCGGGCCTTCGACGTGGTCACGGCCGCTGCCCGGCGTCCGTCGCCGGACGCGTTGGCCAAGATGGCGATCCTGCTGCGGACCTGCGGTCTGACCGATGCGTCCTTCGCCCTCTGCGACCGGGCGGACTCCGTGGAACGGGTCATGTTGACGGAGGTCGTACGGGCGGGCACCTGGCGCAAGCTCGGAAATCCGGAACAGAACGAGGCGGCCCTGGAGCGCGCACTGGCCCTGGACCCGGCCAACTGGTCGCTCCATCTCGACCTGGCCGACCTGCGCGTCGAGCAGGGCGACTTCGAAACCGCCGTCCGGCTGATCGATCAGGGCCTGGAGCACGAGCCGTCCGAACCGACGCTCCGTACCGCCGGGGCCGCCTACCGGGCACGCCTGACCGGGTCGCCCGCCGAGCTGACCAGGCTCATCGAGCTGGCGCCGGACCTGGCGAACAGGTCGTACCGGGACCTGCTGATCGATCACGCCTGCGCCGGTCCCGGGCTGCCGGCCGAGCTCGTGGCGGCGGCCCGTCGCATCCGGAACGACTGA
- a CDS encoding class I SAM-dependent methyltransferase has protein sequence MPGLSHLSAVRESYDTVAAAYVEKVPCPSELDPLSRGMLNVFAEVVRTAGLGPVADLGCGPGKVTAYLAEHHVPVFGLDLSPAMVRLARSAHPELRFGVGSMTSLPVRHDVLGGILAYYSTHHTPPALLPLVFGEFRRTLAPGGSLMLAGHVGNGRHLRPSHAYGGHPVSYTSYLLPPDRIAGLLKQAGFVLTARLVEEPREGAERAFATFLAHKPERPSGAGGGA, from the coding sequence ATGCCTGGTCTCTCTCACCTCTCCGCCGTCCGCGAGTCGTACGACACCGTCGCCGCCGCCTACGTCGAAAAGGTGCCCTGCCCATCGGAGTTGGACCCGCTGTCCCGAGGGATGCTGAACGTCTTCGCCGAGGTCGTACGCACGGCCGGCCTCGGCCCTGTCGCCGACCTGGGATGCGGTCCCGGCAAAGTCACGGCCTACCTCGCCGAGCACCACGTGCCGGTCTTCGGCCTGGACCTGTCACCCGCCATGGTTCGGCTGGCCCGTAGCGCCCACCCCGAGCTGCGTTTCGGCGTCGGCTCGATGACCTCGCTCCCGGTCAGGCACGACGTGCTCGGCGGCATCCTCGCGTACTACTCCACCCACCACACCCCACCGGCACTGCTGCCGCTCGTCTTCGGCGAGTTCCGCCGAACCCTCGCGCCCGGCGGCTCGCTGATGCTGGCCGGCCACGTAGGGAACGGCCGGCACCTGCGTCCCAGCCACGCGTACGGCGGTCATCCGGTGTCCTACACGTCCTACCTCCTGCCGCCCGACCGGATCGCCGGACTCCTGAAACAGGCCGGGTTCGTCCTCACCGCACGTCTGGTGGAGGAACCGCGCGAAGGAGCCGAGAGGGCTTTCGCCACCTTCCTCGCCCACAAGCCCGAACGGCCGTCCGGAGCAGGCGGAGGGGCGTAA
- a CDS encoding immunity 53 family protein: MSESEHVFDWLQGWYSAQCDEDGEHEWGVKIDSLDNPGWSVRIDLEESDLEGVDFPRQDLKRSKHDWIMAQVSDLGFDISCGPGNLTEALTLFRRWAVENTPDEPVPA; this comes from the coding sequence ATGAGCGAATCCGAGCACGTCTTCGACTGGCTGCAGGGCTGGTACTCCGCCCAGTGCGACGAGGACGGGGAGCACGAGTGGGGCGTGAAGATCGACTCGCTCGACAATCCCGGCTGGTCCGTTCGCATCGACCTGGAGGAGTCCGACCTGGAAGGGGTCGACTTCCCTCGCCAGGACCTCAAGCGCAGCAAGCACGACTGGATCATGGCCCAGGTCTCTGACCTGGGCTTCGACATCTCGTGCGGACCTGGCAACCTCACCGAGGCACTCACCCTCTTCCGCAGGTGGGCGGTGGAGAACACCCCCGACGAGCCCGTACCCGCCTGA
- a CDS encoding TetR family transcriptional regulator — MNNASLVIARPPARPRGRPRGNPPTRETIVTAARALFLELGYRRTTLRAVAASAHVDMALIAYHFGSKRGLFAEVMRCQCVTGLTVGEVLGGDPAALPDRLIDAVTGLWEDADFRTLSAQGGLAAAAIGEYLEIELLARLAEFLGGRDATARATAAVTVLGGLIYTRYLNPLPTPAALTPAEARTVLVPALRAALAPGRRGPTPRSRP; from the coding sequence ATGAATAACGCCTCCCTCGTCATCGCCCGCCCACCGGCTCGGCCCCGGGGCCGTCCGCGCGGCAATCCGCCCACTCGCGAGACGATCGTGACGGCGGCCCGCGCCCTCTTCCTCGAACTCGGCTACCGCCGCACCACCCTGCGCGCGGTGGCCGCCTCCGCACATGTGGACATGGCCCTCATCGCGTACCACTTCGGCTCGAAACGCGGCCTGTTCGCCGAGGTGATGCGGTGCCAGTGCGTGACCGGGCTCACCGTGGGCGAGGTCCTCGGCGGCGACCCGGCCGCCCTCCCCGACCGGCTGATCGACGCGGTGACGGGCCTGTGGGAGGACGCCGACTTCCGTACGCTCTCCGCCCAGGGCGGCCTGGCCGCCGCCGCGATCGGCGAGTACCTGGAGATCGAGCTGCTGGCCCGGCTCGCTGAATTTCTCGGCGGCCGTGACGCCACCGCCCGTGCCACGGCCGCGGTGACGGTCCTCGGCGGCCTCATCTACACCCGTTACCTCAACCCCCTCCCCACCCCGGCCGCCCTCACCCCGGCCGAGGCCCGCACGGTCCTCGTCCCCGCGCTGCGGGCGGCGCTGGCACCCGGGAGACGGGGACCGACGCCCCGGTCACGGCCGTGA
- a CDS encoding NAD(P)-dependent oxidoreductase: MRITVFGANGPTGRLLTDQALASGHQVVAVTRRPGSLVPRAGLTVAVADATDPAAVATAIEGTDAVLSTLGTRFSKNPVTTYSASGTVITDAMTRQGVTRLLVVSSNILDPQWRPSGAYFFNHVLDPLVNRRLGRTLHEDMRRMEGVIRGTDLDWTFVRPSGLFDHPVVTAYRTAETSADGVFTARADLAASMLREVAERRYVRTAMGVITTAVKPSIVKLIWNEGVKKK, from the coding sequence ATGCGCATCACCGTCTTCGGCGCCAACGGGCCGACTGGCCGCCTCCTCACCGACCAGGCCCTGGCATCCGGCCACCAGGTCGTCGCCGTGACCCGCCGTCCCGGCTCCCTCGTTCCCCGGGCGGGCCTCACCGTGGCGGTCGCGGACGCCACCGACCCGGCGGCCGTCGCGACGGCGATCGAGGGGACGGACGCCGTGCTCTCCACGCTGGGAACCCGCTTCAGCAAGAACCCCGTCACGACCTACTCGGCGAGCGGGACAGTCATCACCGACGCCATGACCCGCCAGGGCGTCACACGGCTGCTCGTCGTCAGCTCCAACATCCTCGATCCCCAATGGCGGCCCAGCGGCGCGTACTTCTTCAACCATGTGCTCGATCCGCTGGTGAACCGGCGCCTCGGCCGCACGCTCCACGAGGACATGCGGCGGATGGAGGGGGTGATCCGGGGTACGGACCTGGACTGGACGTTCGTACGCCCCTCGGGCCTCTTCGACCACCCCGTCGTCACCGCGTACCGGACCGCCGAGACCAGCGCGGACGGTGTCTTCACCGCCCGCGCGGACCTCGCGGCGAGCATGCTGCGGGAGGTGGCGGAGCGGCGGTACGTCCGAACGGCCATGGGCGTCATCACCACGGCGGTCAAGCCGAGCATCGTGAAGCTCATCTGGAACGAGGGCGTGAAGAAGAAGTAG